The DNA segment GTCGCCATCGCCATATCCAGCGCCAGCTGCAGCATGGTGACGACCGGATACCAGCGCAGATAGGGCGAGACATCGGGGCCGCGCGGCTGCTTCATCCAGTCCGGCTCCCGGTAGAAGGAATGGGGATCGAAGAAGGTCACGGGGTCGCTGGCATATTGCAGATAGACGATCCGCATCGGGCCCCATGACGCGCCCGGAATATCCAGCGCATTCTTCTGCGCGGTGAAGCGGATGACGGAACTGTCGCGGAAGCGCGGCAACCAGGCCGGAGAACCCGGCTCTCGTCCTGCCGTCGCCGATTTCCAGCCGGCGCTTGCAAAGGGAGGGCCGCTCCATAGCGCACCCTGGAAGGGATCGCCGATCACATCGAAGAGATCGGCCGAGCGCTCAGAATTCAGCGCTCCGAGGCTGAGGCCATGCAGATAAAGTTTCGGGCGCCTATCCTTCGGCAGCGTCGTCCAATAGCCATAGACCGTCTTGAACAGCGCCTCGCCCGCCTCCGCGCCGTAGCTCGGCTCGACCAGCAGCGACAGCCAGCTGGTGAGATAGGAATATTGCAGGGCGACGCTCGCCACATCACCATGGTGCAGATATTCGACCGTATCCATCGCTGCCGGATCGACCCAGCCGGTGCCGGTCGGGACCACGACAATCAGCGTGGAGCGTTCGAAGGCGCCGGTGCGCTTGAGTTCGGCAAGCGCCAACGCCGCGCGGTCCTTAGCGGTTTCGGCCGCATTCAGGCCGACATAAACCCGGATCGGCTCCAGTGCCGGCTGATGAAGGAAAGCGCCGATCTTTTCCGCCGTCGGGCCGGAGGTGACGAATTCACGGCCGCGAAATCCAAGATCCTGCCAGGGAATGAGCGATCCGGCGCTGCCGGTCTTCAAGGGATTTTCAGGCGGCGCCAGATCGCTGTCGATCAGGGCATCCAGCTCGCGGAAGGAGGAGTCCGCCAGCCGCAAGCCGGCTTTCAGAAGCAGGCCGTCGGCGACCGACCAGAACAACGCGAGCGCCAGAAAGATACCGAGCAGGCGGGCGACAGGCTTTGGCGTGACATGCTCGAATTTGCGCGACAGAAAGGCGAAGGTGATCCTGAAAAGACGGGCGAGCGTGATCAGGACGATGAATACCAGAAGGGCGATCAGCGCCAGTTTCAGCGGCTCGGCCGTCTCCACCGGATCAAGCCCCATCAGGCTGCGCACGGAATTTTGCCAGCGGGCGGCCTGCCAGAGGAAAACGATGGCGACGCCTGCACATCCGGCAACAGCCAGGACCCGGATCAGACGCCCGAGCCTTGGCGCAAGGGCAGGAAGCTCGAGATAGTGCCAGAGCCAGCGGCCGAACACGCCGAGCCCATATCCGGCCGCAAGCGAACAGCCGGACAACACGCCCTGTAGCATATAGGGGCGCGGAATGAGGCTTGGCGTCAGCGACACGGCAAAGAACAGGACGCCGATCACCAGGCCCGGCAGCGATAGGGATGACCATACGCGCAACAAATAGTTCTGCATCTCACCCCTCTGCCTGCCGCAAAGTGCCGGCCGATCCCAACGGCTTAGCCCTGCTGCATGTCCCGCCAGAACTCGTAGATATCCGTCTCTTCTTCCGGCCGCACCGGACGATAGGCAAACGTCATCTGCTGATCGGCAAAAGGCTTGCTCAGATCGGCATAGAGCGGCGCCGAGGTCAGCCCATAGGGGGCGCCATCTTCGTTGGAATAGGCATAGGCAATGTCTGTAATGCCGGCCAGCCGCATGGCGGCGAGGCACATCGGGCAGGGATGGCCGCTGGCATAGACTGAAGCCCCCTTGAGCGTCGCCGTACCGCGCTTGATCGCTGCCGCGCGCACCGCAACGAGTTCGGCATGGGCTGTCGGATCATGCGTCTCGATCACGCCATTGACGCCGGTTGCCACCACCTCTCCATCAATCACCAGCACGGCGCCGAACGGCCGCCCGCCCTTGCGGACATTGTCGCGGGCGAGCGTTATGGCCTGCGTCAGGAAGCGGTCAGCGTCGGGCATGGTTTCCTCCTTGATCTCTGGCATCAGTGGAAACGATCAGGCAGGCTGCGTCAACCGGAACGATGTGCCGAACCGGTCAGGTGGAGGCCAATGCCACGGCCGGCTGCAGGCGAGAGGCGTTATAGGCCGGCAGATAGCCGAAGATCAGCCCGGTGAGGAAGGCGCTGCCAAAGGCAAGGATGACGGGCCCCGGCGCAAAGCTGACGGCGATGCCGAAGGCCTGCGCCACCGCACCAATGCTGAGGCCGAGCCCGACGCCGATCAGGCCGCCGAGCGCGGACACGACCAGAGCCTCGACGATGAACTGGGTGAGGATATCGCGGCTGCGCGCACCCGTCGCCATGCGGATGCCGATCTCGCGGGTGCGCTCGGTGACGGAAACCAGCATGATGTTCATCACCCCGATGCCCCCGACCAAGAGCGAGATGGCGGCGATCGACCCGAGGAAGACCTTGAGGATATTCGAGGTCTCGGTAAAGGTTTCGCGGATCGCGGCCATGTTGATGATCTGTGTGTCCTGGCGCTTGTGACGTTCATCCAGAAGCGCCTGGATCTGGTCCTGCGTCACGTTGATGGCGTCGCCATCCTTCACTTGCACGGTGATGGAGCGGACGTTTCTCGCCCCGAAAAGGCGCAGGTTTCCGGTCGACAGCGGCACCAGAACGGTATCGTCCTGGTCGTTGCCGCCGGCGCTGGCGCCCTTTTTCGACATCACGCCGATGACCTGGAAAGGGATGTTCTTGATCAGAATATATTGGCCGAGCGGATCGGCGCCATCGGGAAACAGCGCATCGGCGACGGTGCGGCCGAGCACGGCGACTGACGCATAGGCATCCATATCGGTCTTTTCGAGGAAGGCGCCGTCCTCGACGGTCCAGGATTTGGCCTGCGGGAATTGCGGCACCGTGCCGTTGACCGTCGTCTGCGTATCGAGATTGCCGGCGCGGACCGTCAGCGTGCTCGACATTTCCGGTACCGCGAAGCTGATATTGGGCAGTTCCAGAATGGCATCGGCATCGGAGGGAATGAGCGAGACGATGCTGCCGCCTTCGCCGCCGCGGAAATTCGACATGTTCGGCCGCACGACCAGAAGGTCGGAACCCATCGCGGCAATGCGGCTGAGCACGGAATCCTGCGCGCCGGTGCCGATGGCGAGCATCGCCACGACCGAGCTGACACCGATGACGATGCCCAGCAATGTCAGGATGGTTCGAAACAGATTGGCCCGAAGCGCGCGGAACGACATGCGC comes from the Pararhizobium qamdonense genome and includes:
- a CDS encoding MacB family efflux pump subunit, translated to MTPIISLKDIRKTFVNGDVAVEVLRGVSLDIQPGEFVAIVGASGSGKSTLMNILGCLDTPTGGRYLLEGEDVSGLNADELAARRRQLFGFVFQSYNLVPTATAQENVEIPAIYAGMPAREREERASMLLRSLRLGDRLDHLPNQLSGGQQQRVSIARALMNGGQIILADEPTGALDSQSGKEVMATLRQMNEDGHTVIIITHAPELAESADRVIEISDGLIVADRIPGNVRRIGRAKPVLAARKPGKAAIITDVAAAVRMSFRALRANLFRTILTLLGIVIGVSSVVAMLAIGTGAQDSVLSRIAAMGSDLLVVRPNMSNFRGGEGGSIVSLIPSDADAILELPNISFAVPEMSSTLTVRAGNLDTQTTVNGTVPQFPQAKSWTVEDGAFLEKTDMDAYASVAVLGRTVADALFPDGADPLGQYILIKNIPFQVIGVMSKKGASAGGNDQDDTVLVPLSTGNLRLFGARNVRSITVQVKDGDAINVTQDQIQALLDERHKRQDTQIINMAAIRETFTETSNILKVFLGSIAAISLLVGGIGVMNIMLVSVTERTREIGIRMATGARSRDILTQFIVEALVVSALGGLIGVGLGLSIGAVAQAFGIAVSFAPGPVILAFGSAFLTGLIFGYLPAYNASRLQPAVALAST
- a CDS encoding alpha/beta hydrolase, translating into MQNYLLRVWSSLSLPGLVIGVLFFAVSLTPSLIPRPYMLQGVLSGCSLAAGYGLGVFGRWLWHYLELPALAPRLGRLIRVLAVAGCAGVAIVFLWQAARWQNSVRSLMGLDPVETAEPLKLALIALLVFIVLITLARLFRITFAFLSRKFEHVTPKPVARLLGIFLALALFWSVADGLLLKAGLRLADSSFRELDALIDSDLAPPENPLKTGSAGSLIPWQDLGFRGREFVTSGPTAEKIGAFLHQPALEPIRVYVGLNAAETAKDRAALALAELKRTGAFERSTLIVVVPTGTGWVDPAAMDTVEYLHHGDVASVALQYSYLTSWLSLLVEPSYGAEAGEALFKTVYGYWTTLPKDRRPKLYLHGLSLGALNSERSADLFDVIGDPFQGALWSGPPFASAGWKSATAGREPGSPAWLPRFRDSSVIRFTAQKNALDIPGASWGPMRIVYLQYASDPVTFFDPHSFYREPDWMKQPRGPDVSPYLRWYPVVTMLQLALDMAMATTSPMGYGHVYAPEHYVDAWMAVTDPQGLAPGDVERLKAMVSKRD
- a CDS encoding nucleoside deaminase gives rise to the protein MPDADRFLTQAITLARDNVRKGGRPFGAVLVIDGEVVATGVNGVIETHDPTAHAELVAVRAAAIKRGTATLKGASVYASGHPCPMCLAAMRLAGITDIAYAYSNEDGAPYGLTSAPLYADLSKPFADQQMTFAYRPVRPEEETDIYEFWRDMQQG